A stretch of DNA from Halobaculum sp. XH14:
ATGGGGTCCTGCAGTTCCGACCCGTCGTAGGGAGCCTCGTTCGGCTCCGTGTCGGGACAGTCGGTTACGGCGTCGACCTGGCTCGGGTCCTCCGTGCTGAAACAGTGGGTACCCTCCTTCACGTTCCAGCCGTAGTTGCCGCCGTTCTCGACGAGGTCGGCCTCCTCCCAGAGGTTCTGGCCCGCGTCGGCGACGAACAGGTTCCCCTCGCCGTCGAACGAGATGCCGAACGGGTTGCGGAAGCCGTAGGCGTAGATCTCGTCGAGGCCGGGGGTATCCTCGCCCGCGAACGGGTTGTCCTCGGGGATGCCGTAGTTCCGGGCTCCGGCGTCGCCGTCGCCCGGAGCGGCCGTCTCCGTGCCCTCGGGCGTTCCGGTCCCGTCTTCCGTCGCGGTGCCGGCGGGCGTCCCCGTCGGCGTGTCGGTTCCCGTGCCGGTTCCCGCGTCGCCCGCGGCGTCGCCGCCGTCGACGTCGATCCGGAGCACGTCGCCCAGGAGGTTGTCCTCGACGTCCTGCCCGTTTCCGCCCGCGTTGGCGTCGTACCAGTCGTCGACGTGGCCGTACATGTCGTCGTTGGCCCCGCCGCCGTCTCCCATCGGGACGTAGAGGTAGCCGTCCGGGCCGAACGCGATGGGGCCGCCGTCGTGGTTGTACTGGGGCGAGGGGATCGAGAGCAGGCGCGTCTCGCTGTCCGCGCTCGCACTGCTCAGGTCTTCGGCCGCCTGGAACTCGGAGACGACCTCCACGTGGTCCCAGCCCATGTCGATGAGTTCCTGGGTCGGGGGCGCGCTGTAGTGGAGGTAGAACCGCCCGTTGCTCGCGAACTCGGGGTGGAACTCGACGCCGAGCAGGCCGCGCTCGTCGTACGACTGCGTCTGGCTGGCGTAGGAGCCGTAGAACGTCCCGAGTTCGACCATCAGGTCGCTCACGTCGACGAACGGCTCCGACCGGCGGCCGCCCTCGGGGGTGACGACCCAGAGTTCGCCGGTCTGGTCGGCGACGAAGTAGCGTTCCTGCTCCCCGTCGGCGACCGCGAAGTCCGTCGGCGCGGTCATCCCCTCGGCGACCGTCTCGTAGCCGACCTCCGTGCCGGGGGCGAAAAAGCCCGTGTTCCCGAGCGCGTCGGTCCCCCCGCCGCTCCCGCCCGCCGTCTCGACGTCGCCGATCATCGTGTTCGGGTGGGCCTCACAGAGGTACGTCGTCATCTCCTCGCTGGCCGTGAACGTCACCGTCTGGGTCGCGCCCTGCTCGCTCATGAGCTCGGTCCGGACGAGGTCGTTCCCCTGGTCGTCCTGCACGACGAAGTTGTGCGGCTGTCCGTCGCCGTTCTCCCACGTCACCTCGTACTCCTGGCCGGGCTGTAGCCGGAGGGTCGGGTTCGTCGTGCTCGT
This window harbors:
- a CDS encoding PQQ-dependent sugar dehydrogenase; protein product: MPPDETSDRHEQASTDEAGGREPRGTWRTSRRRLLGAAAAGGIASGFAGASFAQQTTVIELLGVTPGWEYEGDTSAPYIGGTSTTNPTLRLQPGQEYEVTWENGDGQPHNFVVQDDQGNDLVRTELMSEQGATQTVTFTASEEMTTYLCEAHPNTMIGDVETAGGSGGGTDALGNTGFFAPGTEVGYETVAEGMTAPTDFAVADGEQERYFVADQTGELWVVTPEGGRRSEPFVDVSDLMVELGTFYGSYASQTQSYDERGLLGVEFHPEFASNGRFYLHYSAPPTQELIDMGWDHVEVVSEFQAAEDLSSASADSETRLLSIPSPQYNHDGGPIAFGPDGYLYVPMGDGGGANDDMYGHVDDWYDANAGGNGQDVEDNLLGDVLRIDVDGGDAAGDAGTGTGTDTPTGTPAGTATEDGTGTPEGTETAAPGDGDAGARNYGIPEDNPFAGEDTPGLDEIYAYGFRNPFGISFDGEGNLFVADAGQNLWEEADLVENGGNYGWNVKEGTHCFSTEDPSQVDAVTDCPDTEPNEAPYDGSELQDPIVEFPHQYEGESVGITIVGGHRYEASTIPGLTGKYVYGVWTSDPARAEPDGRVLTATPPAGFDSDGATTTPDGTGTAGGNESDAGTAVGNETGGGTETGTGTGTGTGTPGGPSEGDVPRDELWEMEELVFTEGFSFFVRMFGRDNDGELYVLVNEEGVPEGDTGRVVRIVPPEEGETPEETGTPTGTDAVGNETDATGTATGTAMGNETTETTDGTTATDAIDTTNTTE